The following is a genomic window from candidate division WOR-3 bacterium.
CGGCAAGAAAGAACATCACATCGTAGTTGTAGAACCGGACCCCGAACAGGGCAAGATGAAATCGGGAAAGGAACTGGGCAACAGTACCGGCAATAAGCGAAGCAAAAAAGGCACCCAATCCGGTGACCACGGTGTAAATCGCAAAGTAACTCTCCTTGCGTGCCGGATTGTCCGCAAGGTCAAGTAACAGGTTCCACAACCCCAAACTCGCTCCGGTCCAGACCACACCGTTGAGTACGCCGTCAATCCAGATGGGCAAACGAAACTCAGGCGTGGCAAAGAGCCAGAGAAACGGCATCACGCCCACAACCGCAAAGTTTAACACCGTTACCGGTCTGGAGCCAAACTTGTCTATCGCCCTGCCCCAGAGGAGTTGAAACAAGACGCCAATCACCCCGCCAATCATTGAGTAAATCGCAATTGAGGCGAAACTGAACCGGAGGTTTTTAATCAGATGTACTAAGTAGAATGGTGAGGCAAGGGTGCCGGTCAAAAACCAGACCGCGAGAAATGTGGTCAAGCGCCGAAACTGCGGCTCCTGTAAAGGACCAAAGAAAATCTCTTTGAACCCGGATTGCGTGCGGGGCGCCAGCGCCGGTTCGGGTTGCCGGGTGAGGAGTAAGGTGGAGATGAGCCCGAACAGAACCGCGAGGGCAAACGCCAGCGCATAACCGAGCCCTTCGTTGCCCGTCGCCTTTAAGTAGTCCATACCCCGACCCGCACTGTATCCGGCAAACACACCAATCACCCCTAAAATCGCATTGCGCAGACCGAAGAATCTGCCCCGGCGCTCTTCCGGCACAAGGTCGCGCACCCAGGAGGTCCAGGTTGTACCGGCAATCTGCATCAGGATGCTGGAGAGCGCCACCACCACCAAAAGAAAAACCACACCGGGCTTGACCTGTAAAAATAGAAAGGGCAAGAGCAGGATAAACGCGGTCCTGCCCAGACCTGCACTCCAGATTACCAGCCGCTTGCGGCTTTGGGTAAGGCGCAACAGGTAGTTGGTCAGGAAACTGAACACCGTGGACAGCGCCGGAATGCCGGACAAAAGCGCAATCTGAAATGAGTTGGCACCGAGATAAAGCGCCAAGCCGGCAAGAAACATTCCGCCCGCAAGGGTGGTGTAAAGGGTGGCAAACGCCCCTTCAATCACCGAAATTTTTAACCCCTGCTGAATCTCCTTATCCGAAAGCGGGCTCATCGGAACAGTTCGGCGGCACGATAAGAGGAACGGACCAGCGGCGCAGCAAAAACCCTCTTGAACCCCATCTTCTCACCCGCGTCCTGAATCGTCTTAAACTCCTCTAAACCCCAGTAGCGCGCCACCGGCAAAGCGCGGCGGCTCGGTTGCAGGTACTGGCCGATGGTCACGATGTCACAACCCACCGAACGCAAATCTTTTAGCGTGGCAATCACCTCATGCATCGTCTCACCCAGACCAACCATTAAACCGCTCTTGGTTAGCATCCCGGGTGCCAGTTCTTTGACCTTTTGCAACACCGCCAGCGAAAGCCGGTACCCGGCACGCCGGTCGCGCACTAACGGTGTCAACCGCTCAACCGTCTCAAGGTTGTGGCCAAACACATCCGGTCCGGAATCAACCACCTGTTTAATCAACCCCTCCTGACCGCCAAAGTCCGGCACCAGCACCTCAACCCGCACCCCCGCTGCACCGTTTGGGTCTGCCGATTTTCCATCCGCACACGCATTTTGCTTGACCAGCCGCACCGCGCGGGCAAAAACCCCAGCACCCAGGTCAGAAAGGTCGTCCCGGTCAACTGAGGTCAAAACCAGATACTTTATTCCTAACTCCTGAACCAGTTGCGCAATCCGCTCCGGCTCGGTCTCATCAATTCTACCGCCAGGATTTCCTTTCTGTA
Proteins encoded in this region:
- the lipA gene encoding lipoyl synthase, whose translation is MPKPSWLKTRLPTGAEFDRVNELLRKYHLNTVCSNARCPNLTECWNSGTATLMILGDVCTRSCRFCAVQKGNPGGRIDETEPERIAQLVQELGIKYLVLTSVDRDDLSDLGAGVFARAVRLVKQNACADGKSADPNGAAGVRVEVLVPDFGGQEGLIKQVVDSGPDVFGHNLETVERLTPLVRDRRAGYRLSLAVLQKVKELAPGMLTKSGLMVGLGETMHEVIATLKDLRSVGCDIVTIGQYLQPSRRALPVARYWGLEEFKTIQDAGEKMGFKRVFAAPLVRSSYRAAELFR
- a CDS encoding MFS transporter, which produces MSPLSDKEIQQGLKISVIEGAFATLYTTLAGGMFLAGLALYLGANSFQIALLSGIPALSTVFSFLTNYLLRLTQSRKRLVIWSAGLGRTAFILLLPFLFLQVKPGVVFLLVVVALSSILMQIAGTTWTSWVRDLVPEERRGRFFGLRNAILGVIGVFAGYSAGRGMDYLKATGNEGLGYALAFALAVLFGLISTLLLTRQPEPALAPRTQSGFKEIFFGPLQEPQFRRLTTFLAVWFLTGTLASPFYLVHLIKNLRFSFASIAIYSMIGGVIGVLFQLLWGRAIDKFGSRPVTVLNFAVVGVMPFLWLFATPEFRLPIWIDGVLNGVVWTGASLGLWNLLLDLADNPARKESYFAIYTVVTGLGAFFASLIAGTVAQFLSRFHLALFGVRFYNYDVMFFLAGLARFACLPLLLKVQEPGSKPVRHTVRALSTLALWRLNAGKDVLFQVLGIKPRDESE